One window of the Cryptomeria japonica unplaced genomic scaffold, Sugi_1.0 HiC_scaffold_36, whole genome shotgun sequence genome contains the following:
- the LOC131862171 gene encoding uncharacterized protein LOC131862171, whose translation MWDSVFQEAKGSMGGLATLWNPDKVIVELINKQDNWIHCKVRTLQEDLEFSLINVYGLTKTKEKKRVWKEITDQIRMFDLEKTIVARDFNAILNNDEKCGGLRMNTRVMEDFRDFVENNNLFDVVPKTGNFTWTNRRANVCRIFERLDKIFVGSFWIRASFDLESKIQPITLSDHYPVQLTCTIPLMKVKGNFKFLSMWWRDSNFEENMEKWWKECKDIKGTPSFCFVQKLKYLKNKIKIWNVASFKNIFAKKIRVEEELNRINNLVIEKGMTNEEFHEENSLKVELAEILLREEMYWRDKSRELWIDAGDSNSKIFHASFKAKRNKNRINQLKDI comes from the coding sequence ATGTGGGATAGTGTCTTTCAAGAGGCAAAAGGCTCCATGGGTGGACTGGCGACTCTATGGAATCCAGATAAAGTGATAGTAGAATTGATTAATAAGCAAGATAACTGGATACACTGTAAAGTAAGAACATTGCAGGAAGATTTGGAATTCTCCCTAATCAATGTTTATGGACtgacaaagacaaaggaaaagaaaagggttTGGAAAGAAATTACAGATCAGATCAGAATGTTCGATCTGGAGAAAACAATTGTAGCAagagattttaatgcaatcctcAACAATGATGAAAAATGTGGAGGTTTAAGAATGAATACCCGAGTGATggaagatttcagagattttgtagaaaataataACCTTTTTGATGTTGTTCCTAAAACTGGAAATttcacttggaccaataggagGGCAAACGTTTGCAGAATTTTCGAGAGATTGGACAAAATATTTGTTGGTTCATTTTGGATAAGAGCTAGTTTTGATCTGGAATCAAAAATCCAGCCCATAACACTTTCAGACCATTACCCGGTTCAGTTAACTTGCACAATACCATTGATGAAGGTGAAAGGCAACTTCAAGTTCTTAAGCATGTGGTGGAGAGATTCAAACTTtgaagaaaacatggaaaaatGGTGGAAAGAATGTAAAGATATTAAAGGCACTCCTAGTTTTTGTTTTGTTCAAAAGTTAAAATATCTCAAAAACAAGATCAAAATATGGAATGTGGCTTCCTTCAAGAACATCTTTGCTAAAAAAATCAGAGTGGAAGAGGAACTAAATAGGATTAATAATCTGGTGATAGAGAAGGGGATGACGAATGAAGAATTCCATGAAGAGAATTCCCTTAAAGTGGAACTGGCAgaaatactcctgagagaagaaaTGTATTGGAGGGACAAATCTAGGGAATTATGGATAGACGCAGGGGACTCAAATTCTAAAATTTTTCATGCCTCATTTAAAGCAAAAAGGAATAAAAATAGAATTAATCAACTGAAAGATATCTAG
- the LOC131055017 gene encoding ATPase family AAA domain-containing protein At1g05910-like produces the protein MYHDKHKHEHSPKLKKRCLVSASRLAEMLQPTPNLRNAAYLSVHKTAGPSNQTESMNVQSHMSTLPRSTRNRTNSVNLEDYETDNIDTEDADLMRRTYRPATIKVENNPSLDEQSSPMQEKRTRDTISLPRREGLRPRKSTIRHSSQDSEDQECTEEEDDRNKGEAGDEGEEDEVDEVEEEGEEGKEQEGRRRYALRNRTEARRFSLEKEENQRLQSPPRKVLHKGMGIKNARDARRGGSRAEKHRCAQRVDDSDDSLLVDEMDQGPVGSSSWMHVGNTNFGQQWVCGGLDMHNATAWGLKVAASGWGHQGDTFGYGGVGAQPAEPSSKGGADIQPLQVDETVSFDDIGGLSDHIDALKEMVFFPLLYPDFFANYHISPPRGVLLCGPPGTGKTLIARALACAASKAGQKVNFYMRKGADVLSKWVGEAERQLKLLFLEAQRNQPSIIFFDEIDGLAPVRSSKQEQIHNSIVSTLLALMDGLDSRGQVVLIGATNRIDAIDGALRRPGRFDREFVFSLPDCKARAEILKIHTRKWKNPLSEEIRMELAAACMGYCGADLKALCTEAAINAFREKYPQIYTSDDKFVIDLDSVKVEKHDFLEAMSTITPAAHRGATVQSRPLSPVIAPCLQGQLKIISDYISDIFYVVAKGDKKDSLNDSSRHLAKLLGFPYGSSIPFVYRPRLLLCGKEGAGLDHIGPAVLHELERFPVHCLGLPSLLSDPSARTPEEALVHIVGEARRTTPSILYLPQLQLWWETAHDQLRAVLLSILEELPSDLPLLLLATSSVPSDELDGEAASLFGRRYIYQVEKPSSDDRCRFISQLVDAVLTIPDQQVVVTPKKNVSNPELPKVPKAARGPSETELRAKVEAEEHAIRRLRMCLRDVCSRLLYEKRFSVFHYPVMDEDAPDYYAIVQNPMDITTLLQRVDNRRYLTCSAFLQDVELIPANAKAYNGDDYNGARIVSRAYALRDAILGMLSQMDPALVAFCDKIAAQGGPTRLSEDSTTNFPSNPVAQPVHITRASECLRNVQPDMNVSQSYEVLKRSKQNSDPDQGKVVAGDSDPFAEDRSQPMEIDTPGQNTLKTKCLHGSVTNEAFKGVQQCEANNQEEIMNQPEHKSSSKVPISNHLAVQIESIEDNFVKCTEGYGISELERLYALICRRVISLADANKPTIIKFLKDFSSDESNFHR, from the exons ATGTATCATGACAAGCATAAGCACGAGCATAGTCCCAAGCTCAAGAAAAGGTGCCTTGTATCGGCGTCCCGCCTCGCCGAAATGCTGCAGCCCACACCTAATCTACGCAATGCAGCTTATTTAAGT gtGCATAAAACTGCTGGTCCTTCGAATCAGACAGAGAGCATGAACGTGCAG TCACATATGTCCACTCTACCTCGTTCTACAAGAAACAGGACAAATTCTGTCAATTTAGAGGATTATGAAACAGATAACATAGACACAGAGGATGCAGATCTGATG agacgaacatatcggCCAGCTACTATTAAAGTTGAGAATAACCCTAGCCTGGATGAGCAGTCCAGTCCAATGCAAGAGAAGAGGACAAGAGATACTATATCTTTGCCACGGCGAGAAGGACTTCGGCCTCGAAAGTCAACCATCCGACATTCTTCTCAAGATTCTGAAGACCAGGAATGCACAGAGGAGGAAGATGATAGAAATAAAGGGGAGGCTGGGGATGAAGGAgaggaagatgaagttgatgaagtTGAGGAAGAGGGTGAGGAGGGTAAAGAACAAGAAGGAAGGAGACGGTATGCTCTCCGAAATCGCACTGAGGCGAGGAGGTTTTCtcttgaaaaagaagaaaaccaaCGACTGCAGTCTCCACCACGAAAAGTACTGCATAAAGGAATGGGAATAAAAAATGCACGTGATGCGAGACGAGGTGGCTCAAGGGCGGAAAAACATCGTTGTGCACAAAGAGTTGATGATTCAGATGATTCTCTTCTTGTGGATGAGATGGATCAGGGTCCTGTTGGTTCGTCATCATGGATGCATGTGGGAAATACAAACTTTGGTCAGCAATGGGTTTGTGGCGGACTTGACATGCATAACGCAACTGCATGGGGTTTGAAAGTTGCAGCATCTGGATGGGGACACCAAGGTGATACGTTTGGTTATGGAGGTGTAGGTGCACAACCTGCTGAGCCTAGTTCAAAAGGTGGAGCTGACATTCAACCCTTGCAAGTTGATGAAACAGTGAGTTTTGATGATATTGGAGGGCTTTCTGACCACATTGATGCATTGAAAGAAATGGTTTTTTTCCCTCTTCTCTATCCTGATTTCTTTGCAAATTATCACATCTCTCCTCCAAGGGGAGTCTTATTGTGTGGTCCTCCGGGAACTGGAAAAACGTTGATTGCAAGGGCTTTAGCATGTGCAGCTTCCAAGGCAGGACAGAAAGTAAACTTTTACATGCGAAAGGGAGCTGATGTGCTCAGCAAGTGGGTTGGGGAAGCTGAGCGGCAGCTGAAATTACTTTTTTTGGAAGCACAAAGGAACCAACCATCCAtaatattttttgatgaaatagaTGGTCTTGCCCCAGTGAGGTCTAGTAAACAAGAACAAATTCACAATTCTATTGTATCTACGCTTCTTGCTCTAATGGATGGTCTAGACTCTAGAGGTCAAGTAGTGCTTATTGGAGCGACAAACAGGATTGATGCTATTGATGGAGCTCTTCGTCGGCCTGGTCGGTTTGATCGTGAATTTGTATTTTCCTTACCTGATTGTAAAGCACGAGCTGAGATATTAAAGATCCACACAAGAAAGTGGAAGAATCCTTTATCAGAGGAAATAAGAATGGAATTAGCAGCAGCTTGTATGGGGTATTGTGGTGCTGATTTAAAAGCTTTGTGCACAGAAGCTGCAATTAATGCTTTCCGTGAGAAATATCCTCAAATATACACTAGTGATGATAAGTTTGTCATAGATTTGGATTCTGTGAAAGTAGAGAAGCATGATTTCTTGGAAGCTATGTCTACTATTACTCCTGCTGCCCATAGAGGTGCAACAGTACAGTCAAGGCCATTGTCCCCAGTAATAGCTCCATGCTTACAAGGACAACTAAAAATAATCAGTGATTATATTTCTGACATCTTCTACGTAGTGGCCAAGGGTGATAAAAAAGATTCGCTGAATGACAGTTCTCGCCATCTTGCCAAGTTACTTGGATTTCCCTATGGTTCTTCCATTCCATTTGTTTACAGACCAAGACTTCTACTTTGTGGGAAGGAGGGTGCTGGCTTG GATCACATTGGCCCTGCAGTTTTACACGAATTAGAGAGGTTCCCTGTGCATTGTCTTGGGCTTCCATCACTTTTGTCCGACCCAAGTGCACGGACCCCTGAGGAAGCACTAGTACACATTGTGGGAGAAGCAAGGAGGACTACTCCTTCTATCTTGTATCTGCCTCAACTTCAACTTTGGTGGGAGACG GCCCATGATCAGCTAAGAGCTGTTCTACTATCTATACTGGAAGAATTGCCATCAGACCTTCCTTTATTACTTCTTGCAACCTCCTCTGTACCCTCTGATGAATTGGATGGAGAAGCTGCATCCTTGTTTGGTCGTCGCTATAT TTACCAAGTAGAAAAACCAAGTTCAgatgacaggtgtagattcatctcgcAACTGGTTGATGCTGTTCTTACTATCCCTGATCAACAAGTAGTAGTTACTCCTAAAAAGAATGTTTCTAATCCTGAACTTCCAAAGGTACCAAAAGCAGCAAGAGGACCAAGTGAAACTGAGCTACGTGCCAAGGTAGAAGCAGAGGAGCATGCTATTCGACGACTCCGAATGTGTCTTCGGGATGTCTGCAGCAG ACTTCTGTATGAAAAACGGTTCAGTGTCTTCCATTACCCTGTCATGGATGAAGACGCTCCTGACTATTATGCAATAGTTCAAAATCCAATGGATATCACTACTTTACTGCAGCGAGTAGATAATCGACGTTACTTGACATGCTCAGCATTCCTGCAAGATGTGGAACTAATTCCAGCCAATGCAAAA GCATATAATGGTGATGACTACAATGGAGCTCGAATTGTCAGCAGAGCATATGCACTAAGGGATGCG ATTCTTGGCATGCTTTCCCAAATGGATCCTGCACTAGTTGCCTTTTGTGATAAAATTGCTGCTCAGGGTGGGCCAACTCGTTTGTCAGAGGATTCAACTACAAATTTTCCTTCGAATCCTGTTGCTCAACCAGTTCATATTACAAGAGCAAGTGAATGCTTACGCAACGTTCAGCCTGATATGAATGTATCTCAAAGTTACGAGGTCTTGAAGCGCTCAAAGCAGAATAGTGATCCTGATCAAG gtaaagttGTGGCTGGGGACTCTGATCCATTTGCTGAGGACAGATCACAACCCATGGAGATTGATACACCTGGGCAGAATACTCTAAAAACAAAATGCCTTCATGGTAGTGTGACAAATGAGGCATTTAAAGGTGTGCAGCAATGTGAGGCAAATAATCAAGAAGAAATAATGAATCAACCGGAACACAAATCCTCTTCCAAAGTGCCAATAAGCAATCACTTGGCAGTACAGATTGAATCAATAGAAGATAATTTTGTGAAATGTACCGAAGGTTATGGAATCTCAGAACTTGAAAGACTTTATGCTCTAATTTGTCGAAGGGTGATATCCTTAGCAGATGCAAACAAACCTACAATTATTAAATTCTTGAAGGACTTCTCATCTGATGAAAGCAATTTTCATAGATAG